The Geotalea uraniireducens Rf4 genome window below encodes:
- a CDS encoding DUF2304 domain-containing protein — MPIKQQIFALVVSLLVFVFTIEMVRKKRLREEYSVLWLVTSFTMFILVIKYDWLVALTHLVGAELPTSTLFFGSIIFLILLAVQFSIKISRLSDQLKDLVQDNALMRHEFEKLKKTGELGSGIGDR, encoded by the coding sequence ATGCCGATAAAGCAGCAGATATTCGCCCTCGTTGTCAGTCTTCTCGTGTTCGTATTCACCATCGAAATGGTGCGCAAAAAACGGCTGCGGGAGGAGTATTCGGTGCTCTGGCTCGTCACCAGCTTCACCATGTTCATCCTGGTCATCAAGTACGACTGGCTGGTGGCCCTTACCCACCTTGTCGGCGCCGAACTCCCCACTTCGACGCTCTTCTTCGGCTCCATCATCTTCCTCATCCTGCTGGCGGTGCAGTTTTCCATCAAGATTTCCCGGCTCTCCGACCAGCTGAAGGACCTTGTGCAGGATAATGCGCTCATGCGTCACGAGTTCGAGAAACTGAAGAAAACCGGTGAACTGGGATCCGGGATCGGGGATCGGTAA
- a CDS encoding glycosyltransferase family 2 protein, whose product MSKTIVVIPAYNEGGVIARVIENVRRVVPDFDILVVNDGSKDSTAREAAAAGAIVVSHSFNMGYGVTIQTAYKFAYAKGYDFLVQIDGDGQHDPAFIPELMRPVVAGDTDFVVGSRFLGVESYRPSFSRRLGILFFRKLVSSLIGRTISDPTSGYQAFNRDVMRFFTTDVFPCDYPDADMLITLNLAGFRIREIPVRMFANAAGKTMHSGFKPLYYMFKMCLSIVVTLLRNRQLYRR is encoded by the coding sequence ATGTCCAAAACCATTGTCGTGATACCTGCCTACAACGAGGGGGGGGTGATTGCCCGTGTCATCGAAAACGTGCGGCGCGTTGTCCCCGATTTCGATATCCTGGTGGTGAATGACGGCTCCAAAGACAGCACTGCCCGGGAAGCCGCGGCGGCAGGAGCCATCGTCGTTTCACACTCGTTCAACATGGGATATGGCGTGACGATCCAGACCGCTTACAAGTTCGCTTACGCCAAGGGTTACGACTTCCTGGTGCAGATCGACGGCGACGGCCAGCATGACCCGGCATTCATCCCCGAGCTGATGAGGCCGGTTGTAGCCGGAGACACGGATTTTGTCGTCGGTTCGCGTTTTCTGGGGGTGGAAAGCTACCGTCCATCCTTTTCCCGCCGGCTGGGGATACTCTTCTTTCGCAAACTGGTCTCCTCCCTGATCGGCCGGACCATATCCGACCCCACTTCCGGCTACCAGGCCTTTAACCGCGACGTCATGCGGTTTTTCACCACCGACGTCTTTCCCTGCGATTATCCCGATGCGGATATGCTGATAACCCTGAACCTGGCCGGATTCAGGATCAGGGAAATTCCGGTGCGCATGTTTGCCAATGCTGCGGGGAAGACCATGCACAGCGGTTTCAAACCGCTTTATTACATGTTCAAGATGTGTCTTTCCATAGTCGTTACCCTGCTCAGGAACCGTCAATTGTATCGGAGGTAG